The Austwickia sp. genome includes a region encoding these proteins:
- a CDS encoding biotin/lipoyl-binding protein, giving the protein MKLKVTVNGIDYDVNVEVEEEPAPTLGAIMIGSTSAYGVTPTAAKATADARNGLTAPLAGTVVKILVKEGEAVKSGQTLMVLEAMKMETEITAPADGTVSAVDVSVGEAVQGGQVLLEWA; this is encoded by the coding sequence ATGAAGCTCAAGGTGACGGTGAACGGCATCGACTACGACGTGAATGTCGAGGTCGAGGAGGAGCCCGCCCCCACCCTCGGCGCCATCATGATCGGCAGCACCTCGGCCTATGGCGTCACGCCGACGGCGGCCAAGGCCACCGCCGACGCCCGCAACGGGCTGACGGCGCCGCTCGCCGGGACGGTCGTGAAGATCCTGGTGAAGGAGGGTGAGGCGGTGAAGTCCGGCCAGACCCTGATGGTGCTGGAAGCCATGAAGATGGAAACCGAGATCACGGCGCCGGCCGACGGCACGGTCTCCGCCGTGGACGTCTCCGTCGGTGAGGCCGTCCAGGGCGGCCAGGTCCTGCTCGAGTGGGCCTGA
- a CDS encoding acyl-CoA carboxylase subunit beta, with translation MADKPKTMADRIAELRERRAKLEAGGGAARHEKQHESGKLTARERLAELLDPGTMEEIGLFAEHRTTMFGMDKAVMPADGVVTGCGNVLGRPIHFASQDFSVAGGSAGEMHNTKVSKAQHAALEIGTPFVCINDSGGARVQEGVDSLSGYGKVFYENVMLSGVCPQISIIMGPCAGGAVYSPALTDFIIQTNAARMFITGPDVIKSVTGEVVTGEDLGGPMAHMVRSGVTHFVAETDEQALLIAKKLLSFLPSNNTEDPPFVPGHDEVDPDESLNDIIPDDPKKAYDVRDIIVKLADAGDFLEVQAGYAMNIVIGFGRIAGNVVGFIANQCNQMSGVLDINASDKSARFVRFCNAFNIPLVTLVDVPGFMPGTQQEYGGIIRHGAKLLFAYSAATVPKITVVLRKAYGGAYIAMCSKDLHADRVYAWPSAEIAVMGAEGAAGVVFRKEIAAADDPAAKRQELIDLYRNAFSTPYVSAARGYVDDVIEPAETRLYIARALEVLLTKRDMRPAKKHGLIPL, from the coding sequence ATGGCAGACAAGCCGAAGACGATGGCCGATCGCATCGCGGAGCTCCGCGAGCGGCGCGCCAAACTCGAGGCCGGCGGCGGCGCGGCGCGCCACGAGAAGCAGCACGAGTCGGGCAAGCTCACGGCGCGCGAGCGTCTCGCCGAGCTGCTCGACCCCGGCACGATGGAGGAGATCGGGCTCTTCGCCGAGCACCGCACCACGATGTTCGGCATGGACAAGGCGGTCATGCCGGCGGACGGCGTGGTCACCGGGTGTGGCAACGTGCTGGGTCGCCCGATCCACTTCGCCAGCCAGGACTTCTCCGTCGCGGGCGGCTCCGCCGGCGAGATGCACAACACCAAGGTGAGCAAGGCCCAGCACGCGGCCCTGGAGATCGGCACGCCATTCGTGTGCATCAACGACTCCGGCGGCGCCCGGGTGCAGGAGGGCGTGGACTCCCTGTCCGGCTACGGCAAGGTGTTCTACGAGAACGTCATGCTCTCCGGGGTCTGCCCGCAGATCTCGATCATCATGGGCCCCTGCGCCGGTGGTGCGGTCTACTCCCCCGCGCTGACCGACTTCATCATCCAGACCAACGCGGCGCGGATGTTCATCACCGGCCCGGACGTCATCAAGTCGGTGACCGGCGAGGTCGTCACCGGCGAAGACCTTGGCGGCCCCATGGCGCACATGGTCCGCTCCGGGGTGACGCACTTCGTCGCCGAGACCGACGAGCAGGCCCTCCTCATCGCCAAGAAGCTGCTCAGCTTCCTGCCGAGCAACAACACCGAGGACCCGCCGTTCGTGCCCGGCCACGACGAGGTCGACCCGGACGAGTCGCTGAACGACATCATCCCGGACGACCCGAAGAAGGCCTACGACGTCCGCGACATCATCGTGAAGCTGGCCGATGCCGGGGACTTCCTGGAGGTGCAGGCCGGCTACGCGATGAACATCGTCATCGGCTTCGGCCGCATCGCCGGCAACGTCGTCGGGTTCATCGCCAACCAGTGCAACCAGATGTCCGGCGTGCTGGACATCAACGCCTCCGACAAGTCGGCGCGCTTCGTGCGATTCTGCAACGCCTTCAACATTCCGTTGGTCACCCTGGTCGACGTACCGGGCTTCATGCCGGGCACGCAGCAGGAGTACGGCGGCATCATCCGGCACGGCGCGAAGCTGCTGTTCGCCTACTCCGCGGCGACCGTCCCGAAGATCACCGTCGTGCTGCGCAAGGCGTACGGCGGCGCGTACATCGCCATGTGTTCCAAGGATCTACACGCCGACCGGGTCTATGCCTGGCCGAGCGCGGAGATCGCGGTAATGGGCGCAGAGGGCGCCGCGGGCGTGGTCTTCCGCAAGGAGATCGCCGCGGCCGACGACCCGGCGGCCAAGCGGCAGGAGCTCATCGACCTCTACCGCAACGCGTTCAGCACGCCGTACGTCTCCGCGGCCCGCGGCTACGTCGACGACGTCATCGAGCCCGCCGAGACGCGGTTGTACATTGCGCGCGCCCTCGAGGTGCTGCTGACCAAGCGCGACATGCGGCCCGCCAAGAAGCACGGCCTCATCCCGCTGTGA
- a CDS encoding methylmalonyl-CoA carboxytransferase subunit 5S: protein MSPMTRQIGVTELALRDAHQSLMATRMAMEDMVDACADIDKAGFWSVECWGGATFDSCIRFLNEDPWERLRTFRKLMPNSRLQMLLRGQNLLGYRHYADDVVDHFVEKAAENGMDVFRVFDALNDPRNLERAMAAVKKSGKHAQGTICYTTSPLHTTEGYVQLARQLRDMGAESLALKDMAALLKPQPAYDIVKAIKAEMPDMQINIHCHATTGVTLVSLWRAIEAGADVVDTAISSMSLGPGHNPTESLQEMLEGTDYSADLDKALLRKVRDHFAVVKPKYAQFMSAFSVDTDIFDSQIPGGMISNMESQLKQQGAGDKLREVLEEVPNVRKASGYPPLVTPSSQIVGTQAVFNVLMGPYKVLTAEFADLMLGYYGHNIGDYDPEVVAKAKEQTGKEPIEQRPADLIPAEFETLKKEAAEVEGFNGTDEDVLTYAMFPKVAPGFFKTRPEGPKSVAKDPAEVEAEKLAAMSDGKSGPVRAPIRYDVTVDGRTHSVAVKPA from the coding sequence ATGAGCCCCATGACGCGACAGATCGGTGTGACAGAGCTCGCCCTCCGGGACGCGCACCAGAGCCTCATGGCCACCCGGATGGCCATGGAGGACATGGTCGACGCATGCGCGGACATCGACAAGGCCGGCTTCTGGAGCGTGGAGTGCTGGGGCGGCGCCACGTTCGATTCCTGCATCCGATTCCTCAACGAGGATCCCTGGGAGCGCCTGCGGACGTTCCGCAAGCTCATGCCCAACTCGCGCTTGCAGATGTTGCTGCGCGGCCAGAACCTGCTCGGCTACCGGCACTACGCCGACGACGTCGTCGACCACTTCGTCGAGAAGGCCGCCGAGAACGGCATGGACGTCTTCCGGGTCTTCGACGCCCTGAACGACCCGCGCAACCTCGAGCGCGCCATGGCCGCCGTGAAGAAGTCCGGCAAGCACGCGCAGGGCACCATCTGCTACACCACATCCCCGCTGCACACCACGGAGGGCTACGTGCAGCTGGCCCGGCAGCTGCGCGACATGGGCGCGGAGTCCCTGGCCCTGAAGGACATGGCGGCGCTCCTGAAGCCCCAGCCGGCGTACGACATCGTCAAGGCCATCAAGGCCGAGATGCCGGACATGCAGATCAACATCCACTGCCACGCCACCACGGGCGTCACGCTCGTGTCCCTGTGGCGCGCGATCGAGGCCGGCGCCGACGTCGTCGACACGGCCATCAGCTCCATGTCGCTGGGCCCGGGCCACAACCCGACCGAGTCGCTCCAGGAGATGCTGGAGGGCACCGACTACAGCGCCGATCTCGACAAGGCCCTGCTGCGCAAGGTGCGCGACCACTTCGCGGTCGTCAAGCCGAAGTACGCGCAGTTCATGAGCGCCTTCTCCGTCGACACCGACATCTTCGACAGCCAGATCCCCGGCGGGATGATCTCCAACATGGAGTCCCAGCTCAAGCAGCAGGGCGCCGGCGACAAGCTGCGCGAGGTCCTCGAAGAAGTCCCGAACGTCCGCAAGGCCTCCGGCTACCCGCCGCTGGTGACGCCGTCCAGCCAGATCGTCGGCACCCAGGCCGTGTTCAACGTGCTCATGGGCCCCTACAAGGTGCTCACCGCCGAGTTCGCGGACCTGATGCTGGGTTACTACGGCCACAACATCGGCGACTACGACCCGGAGGTCGTCGCCAAGGCCAAGGAGCAGACCGGCAAGGAGCCGATCGAGCAGCGGCCCGCGGACCTCATCCCCGCCGAGTTCGAGACCCTGAAGAAGGAAGCCGCGGAGGTCGAGGGCTTCAACGGCACCGACGAGGACGTGCTCACCTACGCGATGTTCCCCAAGGTCGCGCCGGGGTTCTTCAAGACCCGGCCCGAGGGCCCCAAGTCGGTGGCCAAGGATCCCGCCGAGGTGGAGGCCGAGAAGCTGGCCGCGATGAGCGACGGCAAGTCGGGTCCGGTGCGCGCCCCGATCCGCTACGACGTGACCGTCGACGGGCGCACGCACAGCGTCGCCGTCAAGCCGGCCTGA
- the ftsE gene encoding cell division ATP-binding protein FtsE gives MIDFDGVSMRYGRTQRPALDNVTLTIGDGEFAFLVGASGSGKSTMMRLILCEERPSAGRITVAGREVTSMRRRQVPKLRRDIGMVFQDFRLLPDKTVYDNTAYVMHVLGHHGRAIRRSVGESLDLVGLSGMAKRLPSELSGGEQQRVAIARAVVKNPTLLLADEPTGNLDPTTSLGIVSLLDDINGRGTTVVMATHDDEIVNQLRRRVIELDDGAVVRDQARGVYGGGQR, from the coding sequence ATGATCGACTTCGACGGCGTCTCCATGCGCTACGGACGCACCCAGCGCCCGGCCCTGGACAACGTGACCCTGACCATCGGCGACGGCGAGTTCGCCTTTCTTGTCGGCGCCTCCGGTTCCGGCAAGTCGACGATGATGCGGCTCATCCTCTGCGAGGAGCGCCCCTCCGCCGGCCGGATCACCGTCGCCGGGCGGGAGGTGACGAGCATGCGCCGCCGGCAGGTGCCCAAGCTGCGCCGCGACATCGGCATGGTGTTCCAGGACTTCCGGCTGCTCCCGGACAAGACGGTCTACGACAACACCGCCTACGTCATGCATGTGCTCGGCCACCACGGTCGCGCCATCCGCCGCTCCGTCGGTGAATCGCTGGACCTGGTCGGGCTGTCGGGGATGGCCAAGCGCCTGCCGAGCGAGTTGTCCGGCGGCGAGCAGCAACGCGTCGCGATCGCCCGCGCCGTGGTGAAGAACCCCACGCTGCTGCTCGCCGACGAACCCACCGGCAACCTCGATCCCACGACGAGCCTGGGCATCGTCTCCCTGCTCGACGACATCAACGGGCGCGGCACCACAGTCGTGATGGCCACCCATGACGACGAGATCGTCAACCAGTTGCGCCGGCGGGTCATCGAACTCGACGACGGCGCGGTCGTGCGGGATCAGGCCCGCGGCGTGTACGGCGGGGGGCAGCGATGA
- a CDS encoding ABC transporter permease has protein sequence MFLLGEAWNGLRRSASMAVSIMIVTAVSLLFFGVGLLAQRQVETAKGYWYDKVEVSIFLCTKNSSEPTCGRQAATQAQIDKVGADLESMKPVVKEVAFESQDEAYKRFREQFTNPAFRDTPKEAIPAAYRVHLADPQDYDKMYAAFNGAPGVSTVKDIRAILNPLFRVMDVLRYVAWALAGLMLVCTILLTGTTIRQVAYSRRHETGIKRVVGASKAAIQLPFMLETVLASLAGTGLAVLGLWALVRFGVNQLAQRFQDFRWVDVPDVWAVTPWMALLGLGVGVIVSWIALVRFVRV, from the coding sequence ATGTTCTTGCTGGGCGAGGCCTGGAACGGGCTGCGGCGAAGCGCCTCGATGGCCGTCTCGATCATGATCGTCACCGCGGTCTCGCTGCTCTTCTTCGGTGTCGGCCTGCTGGCGCAACGCCAGGTGGAGACCGCGAAGGGCTACTGGTACGACAAGGTCGAGGTCTCGATCTTCCTGTGCACCAAGAACTCCAGCGAGCCCACCTGCGGGCGGCAGGCCGCCACCCAGGCGCAGATCGACAAGGTCGGTGCCGACCTGGAGTCGATGAAGCCGGTCGTCAAGGAGGTCGCGTTCGAGAGTCAGGACGAGGCCTACAAGCGCTTCCGGGAGCAGTTCACCAACCCCGCCTTCCGGGATACGCCCAAGGAGGCGATCCCGGCGGCCTACCGGGTGCACCTGGCCGATCCCCAGGACTACGACAAGATGTACGCCGCATTCAACGGGGCTCCCGGCGTGTCCACGGTCAAGGACATCCGGGCGATCCTCAACCCGCTGTTCCGGGTGATGGACGTGCTGCGGTATGTCGCGTGGGCGCTGGCCGGGCTCATGCTGGTGTGCACGATCCTGTTGACCGGCACCACGATCCGCCAGGTCGCCTACAGCCGCCGCCACGAGACCGGCATCAAGCGGGTGGTGGGCGCCAGCAAGGCCGCCATCCAGTTGCCCTTCATGCTGGAGACCGTGCTGGCCTCGCTCGCCGGCACGGGCCTCGCCGTGCTGGGCCTGTGGGCGCTGGTCCGCTTCGGCGTGAACCAACTGGCCCAGCGGTTCCAGGACTTCCGCTGGGTCGACGTGCCCGACGTCTGGGCGGTCACCCCGTGGATGGCCCTGCTCGGGTTGGGCGTCGGGGTGATCGTGTCCTGGATCGCGTTGGTGCGGTTCGTTCGCGTCTGA
- a CDS encoding peptidoglycan DD-metalloendopeptidase family protein has product MYENDTKATYARRRRRSRAAWAMTVGCALVAGGTFGGPARADDIDAQRDRVSSQLDDSRAKLANLSAAAQAAVLALQKTQENIAAAQRALLSAQAQEKAATERKAKIDADLVKAKKEEADGLARIAAIKAEQARNTDLRDNIAREAYEGSGLERLAAVLNTDKAKDLANNMYVVEKVNDTQNAVLAELAAQKAKADAEQVKLAETRRTIASLQLQAQAAVAQAEEARKLADQTKAQLVTLEAQQKTAAAAVAAQKGDEEKRVAQLQAESDRIAALLAAKYGKPSATWSGGSGQFAVPVNGPVTSEFEWRINPILGTRELHSGMDIGVPCGTPVHASGNGEVIHAAPMGGYGNSVWIDHGGGIVTTYNHMQGYATSVGASVSRGAVIGYVGSTGLSTGCHMHWEVRVGGAPVNPRGWF; this is encoded by the coding sequence GTGTACGAGAACGACACGAAGGCGACCTACGCCCGACGTCGTCGACGGTCCCGAGCGGCCTGGGCCATGACGGTGGGCTGCGCCCTCGTCGCCGGGGGCACCTTCGGCGGCCCGGCCCGAGCCGACGACATCGACGCCCAACGCGACCGCGTGAGTTCGCAACTCGACGACTCCCGCGCCAAACTCGCCAACCTGTCGGCCGCCGCCCAGGCGGCCGTTCTCGCGTTGCAGAAGACGCAGGAGAACATCGCGGCCGCCCAGCGCGCGCTGCTCTCGGCGCAGGCGCAGGAGAAGGCCGCCACCGAGCGGAAGGCCAAGATCGACGCCGACCTGGTCAAGGCCAAGAAGGAGGAGGCGGACGGGCTCGCTCGGATCGCCGCCATCAAGGCCGAGCAGGCCCGCAACACCGACCTGCGCGACAACATCGCGCGCGAGGCCTACGAGGGATCCGGGCTCGAACGCCTGGCGGCCGTGTTGAACACGGACAAGGCCAAGGACCTCGCCAACAACATGTACGTCGTCGAGAAGGTCAACGACACCCAGAACGCCGTCTTGGCCGAGCTCGCCGCGCAGAAGGCCAAGGCGGACGCCGAGCAGGTCAAGCTGGCCGAGACCCGGCGTACGATCGCCTCTCTGCAGCTGCAGGCCCAGGCTGCCGTGGCGCAGGCCGAGGAGGCCCGCAAGCTCGCCGACCAGACGAAGGCCCAGCTCGTCACCCTCGAGGCGCAGCAGAAGACGGCGGCCGCGGCCGTCGCCGCGCAGAAGGGCGACGAGGAGAAGCGGGTCGCCCAGCTGCAGGCCGAGTCCGACCGGATCGCGGCGCTGCTGGCGGCCAAATACGGCAAGCCGAGCGCCACCTGGTCCGGCGGCAGCGGCCAGTTCGCGGTCCCGGTCAACGGGCCGGTCACCAGCGAGTTCGAGTGGCGTATCAATCCCATCCTGGGCACCCGGGAGCTGCACTCCGGCATGGACATCGGCGTCCCCTGCGGCACGCCGGTCCACGCGAGCGGCAACGGCGAGGTCATTCACGCGGCGCCCATGGGCGGCTACGGCAACTCGGTCTGGATCGATCACGGTGGCGGCATCGTCACGACGTACAACCACATGCAGGGCTACGCGACGAGCGTCGGCGCGTCGGTCTCGCGGGGCGCCGTGATCGGGTACGTCGGGTCGACCGGTCTGTCCACCGGCTGCCACATGCACTGGGAGGTCCGCGTGGGCGGCGCCCCCGTGAACCCGCGAGGCTGGTTCTGA
- the smpB gene encoding SsrA-binding protein SmpB translates to MGAQGRDKGINVVARNRKARHDYHIEATVEAGLVLQGTEVKSLRMGRASLVDGFATIADGEAWLEGVHIPEYTQGTWTNHAARRKRKLLMHRDEIAKLAGKSKEAGHTLVPLALYFKDGRAKVEIALAKGKKEYDKRHALRERQDRREAERAMSHRAER, encoded by the coding sequence ATGGGCGCTCAGGGCAGGGACAAGGGCATCAACGTCGTCGCCCGCAATCGCAAGGCGCGCCACGACTACCACATCGAGGCGACCGTCGAGGCCGGGCTGGTGCTGCAGGGCACCGAGGTGAAGTCGCTGCGGATGGGACGGGCCTCGCTGGTCGACGGGTTCGCGACGATCGCCGACGGCGAGGCCTGGCTGGAGGGGGTCCACATCCCCGAGTACACCCAGGGCACTTGGACCAACCACGCGGCGCGGCGCAAGCGCAAGCTGCTGATGCACCGCGACGAGATCGCCAAGCTGGCCGGCAAGAGCAAGGAGGCCGGGCACACCCTCGTGCCCCTGGCCCTGTACTTCAAGGACGGCCGCGCCAAGGTCGAGATCGCCCTCGCCAAGGGAAAGAAGGAGTACGACAAGCGGCATGCTCTGCGGGAACGGCAGGATCGTCGCGAGGCCGAGCGCGCCATGTCGCATCGTGCGGAGCGCTAG
- a CDS encoding pyridoxamine 5'-phosphate oxidase family protein — translation MSDDVVTVLEENRCWELLESHEFGRLAFSVANDPDICPVNYCARDGKIYIRTASGSKLLSVTINHKIAFEFDQVRPTEATSVIIYGRARELDSDEEREFFETLPLRPWVSTAKYHYLEITPDQVSGRRFKLGARGED, via the coding sequence ATGAGCGATGACGTCGTGACCGTGCTCGAGGAGAACCGCTGCTGGGAGCTGCTGGAGTCCCACGAGTTCGGGCGGTTGGCGTTCTCCGTGGCGAACGACCCCGACATCTGCCCGGTCAACTACTGCGCCCGCGACGGGAAGATCTACATCCGCACCGCGTCGGGGTCCAAGCTGCTCAGCGTGACGATCAACCACAAGATTGCCTTCGAGTTCGACCAGGTCCGGCCCACCGAGGCGACCAGCGTCATCATCTATGGCCGCGCGCGTGAGCTCGACTCCGACGAGGAGCGCGAGTTCTTCGAGACGTTGCCGCTGCGCCCCTGGGTGTCCACCGCCAAGTACCACTACCTCGAGATCACCCCGGACCAGGTCAGCGGTCGGCGGTTCAAGCTCGGGGCGCGCGGCGAGGACTGA
- a CDS encoding thiol reductase thioredoxin: protein MSTQALTADTFEKTVTQDGIVLVDAWAAWCGPCRQFAPVFEAASEKHADVTFAKLDTEAEPQLAGMLEITSIPTIFGFRDGVLLFAQPGALPAQALDQVIEQMRGIDMDEVRAEIARQQAADQPEA, encoded by the coding sequence ATGAGCACCCAAGCGCTGACCGCCGACACCTTCGAGAAGACCGTCACCCAAGACGGCATCGTCCTGGTGGATGCCTGGGCCGCGTGGTGCGGCCCGTGCCGCCAGTTCGCGCCGGTCTTCGAGGCCGCGTCCGAGAAGCACGCCGACGTCACGTTCGCCAAGCTGGACACCGAGGCCGAGCCGCAGCTCGCCGGGATGCTGGAGATCACCTCGATCCCGACCATCTTCGGGTTCCGGGACGGGGTGTTGCTGTTCGCCCAGCCGGGCGCGTTGCCCGCCCAGGCCCTCGACCAGGTCATCGAGCAGATGCGCGGCATCGACATGGACGAGGTCCGCGCCGAGATCGCCAGGCAGCAGGCCGCCGACCAGCCGGAGGCCTGA
- a CDS encoding DEAD/DEAH box helicase — MKASKTTARAKARWSTAQKAEARKARGGAAPARGSAPGAREAAKRYAKTGAPFRPRRSDDRAADAAGQLGSGYRGERPRSDERPRYGDKPRFARDDRQDARPARRDDRAPYGRTADQGARPRYGDQPRYERDDRRDQRPRYGDKARYERDDRRDARPARRDDRAPYGRTADQGERPRYERRDERPRFDRPRSDERPRSDERPRYGDKPRYERDDRRDDRPRYGEKPRYERDDRRDQRTPNRDDRTPYRRAADHGDRPRDDRSWQPRTERWERQGDAQRPHRGDDRPGRDQDRAPAGPPRWRDPDQGAYRGGEPRRTDRRYGEGRPAHRPDPHADRMRRQEPQSREIPDRGPLPDPTVAPDNAFSALGLPEVLVRRLARDGITEPFPIQAATIPDALAGRDVLGRGRTGSGKTLAFGLPTLTRLAAGEPAAPKRPKALVLVPTRELAIQVSDALEPLAHVAGVRHKLVAGGLAYATQFAALERGVDLLIATPGRLIDLVDRGAVALDAVEVAILDEADHMADMGFLPDVTALLDMIPPGGQRLLFSATLDKGIDELVERYLTDPVEHATDAATASVTTMEHHVLLVEPTHKKLVTAQVANRDGRTIVFVRTKLGADRVAREIREQGVLAAALHGGLNQGARNRVLAAFRDGRMPVLVATDVAARGIHVDDVSVVLQVDPPMDGKDYLHRAGRTARAGEPGTVVTLALPHQRRTVERLVAAAGVDVVPVAAGPGDEALLAATGARRTTGIPVPEESYLRIVEPPPRRRPMRRPEGPGGPGRRPAREGDRRRMKGREAG, encoded by the coding sequence ATGAAGGCCAGCAAGACGACCGCGCGCGCCAAAGCGCGGTGGAGCACCGCCCAGAAGGCCGAGGCCCGCAAGGCCCGCGGCGGAGCCGCGCCCGCGCGCGGATCCGCACCGGGGGCCCGCGAGGCGGCGAAACGGTACGCCAAGACCGGCGCCCCCTTCCGCCCCCGCCGTTCCGATGACCGCGCCGCCGACGCGGCCGGTCAGCTGGGATCGGGGTATCGGGGCGAGCGGCCCCGGTCCGATGAGCGGCCCCGCTACGGGGACAAGCCGCGCTTCGCTCGGGACGATCGCCAGGATGCGCGGCCGGCTCGCCGGGACGACCGGGCGCCGTACGGCCGCACGGCCGACCAGGGCGCGCGGCCCCGCTACGGCGACCAGCCGCGCTACGAGCGTGACGACCGCCGCGACCAGCGGCCCCGCTACGGAGACAAGGCCCGCTACGAGCGGGACGATCGCCGGGATGCGCGGCCGGCGCGTCGGGACGACCGGGCGCCGTACGGCCGCACGGCCGACCAGGGGGAGCGCCCTCGCTACGAGCGTCGGGACGAGCGTCCTCGCTTCGACCGTCCCCGGTCGGATGAGCGACCCCGGTCGGATGAGCGGCCCCGGTACGGGGACAAGCCGCGCTACGAGCGGGACGATCGCCGCGACGATCGGCCCCGCTACGGCGAGAAGCCGCGCTACGAGCGGGACGACCGCCGGGACCAGCGGACGCCGAACCGGGACGATCGCACGCCGTACCGTCGCGCTGCCGACCACGGCGACCGCCCTCGCGACGACCGGTCCTGGCAGCCGCGCACCGAGCGGTGGGAGCGGCAGGGCGATGCGCAGCGGCCTCACCGCGGCGACGACCGACCGGGCCGCGACCAGGACCGCGCCCCGGCAGGGCCGCCGCGCTGGCGGGACCCCGACCAGGGCGCTTACCGCGGCGGCGAGCCGCGGCGCACCGACCGCCGGTACGGCGAGGGCCGGCCGGCCCACCGCCCCGACCCGCACGCCGACCGGATGCGCCGGCAGGAACCCCAGAGCCGGGAGATCCCGGATCGCGGGCCGCTGCCGGACCCGACCGTCGCCCCTGACAACGCCTTCAGCGCGCTGGGGCTGCCGGAGGTGCTGGTGCGGCGACTGGCCCGCGACGGCATCACCGAACCGTTCCCGATCCAGGCGGCCACCATCCCGGACGCGCTGGCCGGCCGTGACGTCCTCGGCCGGGGCCGCACCGGCTCCGGCAAGACGCTCGCGTTCGGGCTGCCGACGCTGACCCGGCTCGCCGCGGGCGAGCCGGCGGCCCCCAAGCGTCCCAAGGCGCTGGTCCTGGTGCCCACGCGGGAGCTGGCGATCCAGGTCAGCGACGCACTGGAGCCCCTGGCCCACGTGGCCGGGGTGCGGCACAAGCTCGTCGCGGGCGGGCTCGCCTACGCGACGCAGTTCGCGGCGCTGGAGCGCGGCGTGGACCTGCTGATCGCGACGCCGGGCCGGCTCATCGACCTGGTCGACCGCGGCGCGGTTGCGCTCGACGCGGTCGAGGTCGCGATCCTCGACGAGGCCGACCACATGGCCGACATGGGCTTCCTGCCCGACGTCACGGCGCTGCTCGACATGATTCCGCCCGGCGGCCAGCGCCTGCTGTTCTCGGCGACGCTGGATAAGGGCATCGACGAGCTGGTCGAGCGCTACCTCACCGACCCGGTGGAGCACGCCACCGACGCGGCGACCGCGAGCGTGACCACGATGGAGCACCACGTCCTGCTGGTCGAGCCGACGCACAAGAAGCTGGTCACCGCGCAGGTCGCCAACCGGGACGGCCGCACGATCGTCTTCGTGCGCACCAAGCTGGGCGCCGACCGGGTGGCCCGGGAGATCCGCGAGCAGGGCGTGCTCGCCGCGGCGCTGCACGGCGGGCTCAACCAGGGCGCCCGCAACCGGGTGCTCGCGGCCTTCCGCGACGGCCGGATGCCCGTGCTGGTCGCCACGGACGTGGCCGCGCGGGGCATTCACGTCGACGACGTCTCCGTCGTGCTGCAGGTCGACCCGCCGATGGACGGCAAGGACTACCTGCACCGCGCCGGCCGCACGGCCCGCGCCGGGGAGCCCGGCACCGTGGTGACGCTGGCGCTGCCGCACCAACGCCGTACGGTCGAGCGTCTCGTTGCGGCGGCCGGCGTGGACGTCGTCCCCGTGGCCGCAGGTCCCGGCGACGAGGCGCTGCTGGCGGCCACCGGCGCCCGACGGACGACCGGCATCCCCGTCCCCGAGGAGTCCTACCTGCGGATCGTGGAGCCGCCGCCGCGCCGGCGACCCATGCGGCGGCCGGAGGGCCCCGGCGGCCCCGGGCGGCGTCCGGCCCGCGAGGGGGACCGCCGACGCATGAAGGGGCGCGAAGCCGGGTAG
- a CDS encoding YqgE/AlgH family protein yields the protein MTTSLTGKLLVATPRITEPMFRRSVVLLLHHDEAGAHGVVLNKALGVAVDRVLTGWSTHLSEPAELFQGGPVGLDTALGLGWLAGAGDPPCVHRLFGPVGVVDLDSDPAEVARHVGGLRIYAGYSGWGAGQLEAELAEDSWYVVGRETTDVFSPEPTGLWRRVLRRQRNRLAFVAYLPDDPERN from the coding sequence GTGACGACCTCGCTGACCGGGAAGCTCCTCGTCGCGACGCCGCGCATCACCGAACCGATGTTCCGGCGCAGCGTCGTCCTGCTGCTGCACCACGACGAGGCGGGCGCCCACGGCGTCGTCCTGAACAAGGCGCTCGGCGTCGCCGTGGACCGCGTGCTGACCGGGTGGTCGACGCACCTCAGCGAGCCCGCCGAGCTGTTCCAGGGCGGGCCGGTGGGGCTCGACACGGCGCTGGGACTGGGCTGGTTGGCCGGCGCCGGCGACCCGCCCTGCGTCCACCGCCTGTTCGGCCCCGTCGGCGTCGTCGACCTGGACAGCGATCCGGCGGAGGTGGCCCGCCACGTGGGCGGCCTGCGCATCTACGCGGGGTACTCCGGCTGGGGCGCGGGCCAGCTGGAGGCGGAGTTGGCCGAGGACAGCTGGTACGTCGTGGGCCGCGAGACCACCGACGTGTTCAGCCCCGAACCGACCGGGCTGTGGCGCCGGGTGCTGCGGCGGCAGCGCAACCGCCTCGCCTTCGTGGCGTACCTGCCCGACGATCCCGAGCGCAACTGA